In the genome of Notamacropus eugenii isolate mMacEug1 chromosome 5, mMacEug1.pri_v2, whole genome shotgun sequence, one region contains:
- the LOC140503527 gene encoding uncharacterized protein, with translation MKQHQQHQHQHQQHQQHKHQHQQHQYPQHQQHQYPQHQQHHQHQHQQHQQLQYQQHQHQHYQHQQHQYQQHQQRQHQHQQHQYQQYQQYQQYQQHQRQQHQRQQHQHHQHHQHQHHQ, from the coding sequence ATGAAGCAGCACcagcagcaccagcaccagcaccagcagcaccagcagcacaAGCACCAACACCAGCAGCACCAATACCCCCAGCACCAGCAGCACCAATACCCCCAGCACCAGCagcaccaccagcaccagcaccaacAGCACCAACAGCTCCAGTACCAGCAGCACCAACACCAGCATTACCAGCACCAACAGCACCAGTACCAGCAGCACCAGCAACGCCAGCACCAGCACCAACAGCATCAGTACCAGCAGTACCAGCAGTACCAGCAGTACCAGCAGCACCAGCGCCAGCAGCACCAACGCCAgcagcaccagcaccaccagcaccaccagcaccagcaccaccagTAG